GGGCTGGGTTTGGACAGCCATCGCTTGCCCGGGCGCTGCTGGAGTTTGAGGGCGCGGGGTTTGCTGGGCTGCCCGATCCTGTTGCCGTTGATCGCCCATGCTGCGCAGATCCCGCGCGGTGTCGAAGGAAGCGGCTGCCCCGGCCTCATTGCCGGTAAGTGCGTTGATGACGCCAAGCCCTTCGCGTCCTGCGGCTCGCATGTCGCCCCCGAATGCGGCAAAATCAGCCATCGCGCCCTTTGCGACATTCGTGACAGCACCCGCTGCGCGCGGGACTACCCCAGCGATTCTTTGCGCGCGTGCCTGTGCTTCTTCTGATGCGGGCGCTGCTGGCGGCGCATCCACACGGCGCGGCGCGTCTGACCTGACGCCACGGGTCGCCTCGGTGTAATCCGAATATCCCTGACCGCGCCCTTGCCGGGCGTCTTGCATGGCATTGCCATTTTGCGGAACGGGCCTTGACTGGCTGGGCGCAGGCGCAGCGGGCGCGGCGGCTCTGTCTTGGCCGGGGACGTATGGTGCAATACCAGTGATGTCAGCGCCGCGCTGCACGTCAGGCGCAACAGCCGCGCCGGGTGTAACTGCAGCAATCGTTCGGGCGGGCACCGGCTCAGGGCTGCTGTTTACCTGATCAGGCACAGAGGGCGGGGTATTGCGGGCGGTTTCGCGCTGCGCAACCTGACCGGCCAAACGATCCTGCATGATCGCGCCGCCCGGCCCGGGTTGCTCACTGAAGCCCATCACGCCAAGCGCGCGGTCCTCGGTTGGCGGAATTGCACCGCGCCGGGCCGGTTGAGCCTGCACTCTGGGCTGTTCCTCATTCGATGATGCCACCCCTGCAATCGAGATACCTTCATCGCGCGGGTTGCGACCAGCCATTTGATCTGCGGTTTGGCCAAATGCTTCACGCTCTGCTGCGCTTTCGGCATCGAGCCTAGCCTGTTCGCGTTGTTGGCGCGCGCGGTCTTCATCGGCCTGCGACCAGACCTCTCTTTGACGGCCCCGTGCCTCGCCGGTCCACTCCCGGTCTTCGCGGTCCCACTCAAGCTGCTCGTCCTGAATTTTGCGTGCGCGTTCGCGGTCGTTGCGCGCCTCACGCCAGTCTTTTCCCTGAAAGACACCGTTCACGAATCCTGCGAAAAAGCTCATCGGCCACCTCTGTTCTGCATGTAGCGATTGGCCCAACGCCACGCCGTTGGTTCGGTATCGGTGTTTTGCGCGCGGTCCGGCGCTGCGGAAGGCGTCGAGGCGTTCTCGCGCTGCGGCACTGTTATACCGCGCGCGATGCGCCCCACGCTGGCGGAATAGTTGGGGTCCGTGGCATACCCTGACCGGCCAAGGGCGGCCAGTTGCCCATCCAGATCGCCCGCCGCCAACATGTTGCGGTAGCGCGGGTTGCTTTGCAGGAAATGGGCGTAGTCATCTGCGCTCTGCCCTGGATCATCGTATTGCCGAAAGCTGTCAGAGATGTTGACGCGCTGCCCGTTGACGTACTCATGTGTCCCGTGTGTCGCGCCACCTTCGCGCCCGTGGGACTTGATGCCGAAATAGTTGTTGCCCGGCGCGGATCTTCCCCAGCCGGTTTCCTGCGCTGCCTGCGCAATCACCAAACGCGGGTCGATGCCGGTCCGTTCGCTGACCCTCAATGCGTGCGGCATGAGCGTGTCGATAAACTCCTGCTGAGATTGGCGGGGCCTGCTCACCCGAGCGGCGCGGCGCGGCGCGGCCTGCGCTTCTTGCGCTGGCCCGACACCCTCCATCACGTCCGCAGGCATGCCCACACCGCGCTGCGCCGGGCGCTGCTGTCCAATCGCTTCCATTGCCGATAGCTCACGCTGGCGCACTTCGCGATCTTTGCGCGCGTTCATGCTGTCAGCCGCGCCATTCAAGAACCCTGCTGCAAAGCTCATGTCACGCGGCCTCTTTGATGCTGATTGCCTTTTCAAGACGCTCAACCTGCGCGGCCAACTCCTTGGTGGCGCCCATGTTCACGCCGATAGCGTCGATGACACTGATCGACTTGCCATCGCCCAGCCCCGTCTCGCGCTGAAACTCTTGCGCATATGGGCCGACGTGGCGGCCGCCGTCGCCTTCGCCTGCCTTGTAGTCCCATTGCTCGACACGCATATTTTTCACCGCGTCGAGGACGCCGATGGCCTTGGATTTGTTCTTTTTGGCATTTTCGTCTGAGGTAAATGGCAGGGCACCAACGATAGACCCAAGCGCACCGCCGATACCCCCCATTGTGGAGTTATTGGCATTAAACTGCGCCATCTGGGCGCTATGCTGCTGGCCGAAGATGTTGGCCATCTGCCCATGGCCTTGCATCGCCCCGGTGTGGCCCTGCGCGCTCATATTGCCCGCCATGCCCATCGACGTGGCGGGGTTCACGGCCATACCGCGTCCCATGTTGACGACGCTTGCCATTCGCGCCTCGCCACCTGCCTCAACCTGCCTGCGCGCCATGTTGCCCGCGCCAGCGGCAGACAGAGATTCCGCGGTGCCCGCGCGGCGGGTCTCCCCAGCGAAGCGGCCAGAAGCCGGGTTGACGCCCATTGCACCCATTTGCCGGTTGCGCTGCTGACCTGCCATTGCAGACTGCTGACGGACATCGGCCACGGCCTCACTGGCGGCGGCGGCGCGGCGCTCGGGAGAGTCGTAGTTCTGCGCGTCTTCGATCATCTGATCTTCGAGCGGCTGGAACGTCGTCTGATACCGCTCACGGTCTTCCTCGGCCCACCCTTGTGTGATGCTGGACAGCCCCTGCATGTGTGCGAGGTATCGCTCTCCGGTTTGGGCCGACATCAAGGCGGCTTCACCCATACGCGGATCAGGGCCTGGTGCTGATTTACCCATTTTTACTTTCCTTTACGCGTTTAGGCAGCCAGGGGCATTCGCTGGCCAGCATCCCGAACAATACACCATCTGATCCGTCATTTGCACCACATCTTGCTACACCTTCGATGCGAAGCCCAACCTTTAGTGCCAAGACCTGCACCGGGATGTTGTGGTGCGGCACCAAAAAGTTGAGACGCGTCAAATTGAGGTGCGTGAAGGCATAGCCAAAGACCAGCGCCAGAACCTTTCGTGACAACCAGCGCCGCCCCCCGTTCGACGCGACATGAAGGCTGGCATAGGTGCTGTAGAAGGCGTTGAAGCAGATCACTGCCTCAATACCGCCCGCGTCGTTCATAACGCCCAGTGCGACTGTCTCTGAGGGCATCATATCCTTCTCGACACCCATGCGCGGCTCTGCCCATGCGATAAGGTCGGCTTGATTTTGCATTGTCACACGCATGTTCATTCTTCCTCTGGATATGGGAACCGCGCCCGGATTTCTTCAACGCGCGCGGCGTATTCATCTTTCGACACCTCCCCGCGCAGCACCTTGCCGATCAGCGGGTCTGCTTCGGTCTGAAAGGCAGCACGCCGGGCGGCACGGGCTTGTTCGGTCTTCGCAGCGCGCTTGGCGGATGGATCAGCAACTATCCTCATGTCGACTCCACCAGCCATTTTGCCGACAGCCATGGAAACGGCGGGTCGATTTCGATTTGATACTGCCCCGGCTCCGGGAAGCTCATGATGATGTCCATCCCGTCTGCGGTGCCGACAGCAGCACCATCGAGGGCGATCACGGCACCATTCGGCACGCCGGAAATCGTGTAATCTTCGCTGGAGGCAAAGAGCGTGGGTTCAGGCGGCGTGATCTGCGGCCTCGGCACAGCGCTGCCGTCCGCGATATAGTGGGTCTCGCCCGACCAGCTGCCCTGAAGGAAGAAGGGGAAGCCATGCACCGTTGTCCCTTCGGGCGCGCCCCCGGTGGTCGATCCGCCAATTCTGCCATCGGCATCAAAATGCACATAGTTTGTCATCGCTTGCTCAAAATCCCCACAATACTCAGTTCAAGAATTTCCGGCTTGAACAGAGTTGAGTTGTCGCCGGTATAGCTGCCCTGAACGGTTATGGTGTTGTCGCCCGAGGTCAGGGACGGAACGGCAAAAACCCCCGTGCCCGGGCCGCTTTCTGCGCTCCGCGTGAAACGCACCGTTCCATTGATCACGACGCGATAAGAGCCATAGGCGTAGAAGACATCGCCCTCGCTGTTTTGCCGCGAGGTTTGGGTCATCAACCCCGACACGATCGCGGTCAGGGTGGCCCCTGAGAACGCGGGTATATCAACACTCAGGATGTCGACCCACACACTGGTGGTGTCGTAGCTTGCGCGCTGCACTGAACCGATTGTGGTCACGGCGCCCTCGCGCAAGGACAGCGTGCCGAATTGCGCGAAACCGCTGCGATAGATCGCCCAGCCGCTGCCGTCCGGGCCGGGGGTGTAATTGTCCGACTCGATCCCTCCCGCTATCTTAGCGCTGGTGATCGTGGCGTCCGCGATATTGGCGGTGGTGATTTCGGCCTCGCCAATGTTTGCGCCAGTGATGACTGCATCGCCGATCTGCGCCGTGTCGGTGATCAGCAGGCCGGTCGAGAGCTGCGCCGCAGTCACGCTACCGTTCAGGATGATGTTCGCAGCGTCAATGCGGGCCATGGACGTGGTGCCCGTCGGATCGCTGGCCGCGATCAGCTCCAGCGTTGCACCTGCCGAACCCGCTTCGGCGCGGAAGGCCAAGGTCGCCGCAGCGTTGCCCTCGATCGTGCTGATTGCCGTGGCTTGCGTCGACACTTCGGCAGAGACATCGCCAAGATCGCTTTGCACAGTGCTGATCTGCGTAGCCAGTGCGGCATCATCGTTCGCGCGCGTCAAAGCCTCTTGCGTGACTGACGCGGCAATATCAATCACGCGGGCCTCTGCGTCGTTTGCGGGCCTGATGCTGATGCGATGGAAGCGAATCGTTTTTTCAGCGTTGCCCGAAACCAGCGTGTTGCGGTTCGCGTAGACGATCAGCCGGTTGTAATCGAACACCCCGGCAAAATCGCTGGGTCGCTCGATCAGCATCGTGGCCGTCATGGGCTGACCAGTGACCACCGGGCCGCTTGAAGACATGCTCAGTGGCACTTCCACACGGCTTACCGTGCTGGCGGAATTTACCCAGTCGAGGTAAACACACGCCCCGGCGATACTGCCGCTTTCGAGCGTGAAATCCACGTCGACCACATAGCGCTCGGCATTTCGCGGCCCGCGCCAGTTCGCCCGGTCTGATCTGGTTTGCAAGCCATCGACTTCCCCCAGATCGGTGACAAACCGCCAATCCTGACCGATTGAATAGAGCGTGTTGTCCACCAAGGTCAGTTCACCTTGGGCATTGTCCCGCGTCCAGTTGGCGGCATTGAACTCAGCAAGGAACTGGTCCCTTAGAACCGATATACCGCGCGATGTGATCTGCGACGTGACGGTAAGCCGTTCGCCAGCCAGTGCAGCAGCTGCATCTGCATTCTCACTGGCGGTGACTGCTTGGCTTCGGGCCACCCCGGCAGCGCTGGCCTCGGTCTGGGCCGCAATCTCGGAATCGGATGCAGCAGTTGCCGATTGGGACGCATCAGACGCGCTTGTCTGGGCTGCGCTGGCAGAGCTGGCCGACGCCGTTGCGCTATCCCCGGCGCTGTTCGCGCTGGTTGCCGCATTCGTTGCGCTGGATGACGCCTGCGCCGAAGAAGCTTCCGCATTGGTCGCGCTGGTCGCTGCGTTGGTTTCCGCGCTCTCGGCCCCTGAACGCGCGGTTTCCGCTGCGGTCCGCGATGCTTGGGCCGCTGTCGCCGACTGATCGGCATCGGTTGCGCGCGTGTCAGCCGTTGCAGCAGACGCGGCTGAGGCCGTTGCAGCATTCTCGGCGTTGGTTTGCGATGTGGCGGCAGTCGCGGCGGCGTTGGCTGCGCTGGCTTCCGACAGGCCTGCGGCAGTGGCAGAAGCCGCCGACTGCGTTTGTGAATTCCCTGCACTGTTGGCGCTGGCCAAAGCGTTCGCTGCTTCCGCGATTGCCGCGTCTCGCGCGGCCTGGGCCTGTAGGGCAGCGGCGTTCGCGCCATCGACATCCACAAGCAATGCGTCGAAATCGGTCTGGATCGAAGTCGTGAAGGCATTGACCTCGGCAATGATGTTGTCGGCGGTGGTGTTCAGGTTGGCGATGTCCACCAGCACGCCTTCCACTGTGACGCCGGTTTCGGTCACAGTCTCGCTGACACGCTGTATCTCACGCATGGTCTGCGCGTTGGCGGGCCCAAACAATCTGTCGAACTCATCGACACGCAGCGCGCGCCGACCATCGTTGCCTCGATCACCGATCAGGATGCCAAGAGCCTCGAACAGCCGTCTTTCGGTCAGGTTTGGCACAGCATTACCCTCCCGACAGTGCGCTGATGTCACCCGCCATCCGGTATGCAGTAACGGTAGCGGTGCCTTCGCACTCGAACTGCCACCGTTCGGCCAGCCCAGATGGCAACCGGAATGGCGTATCGGCATCTGATGTTTCACGGATCTGAGCGGCATCGGCAAAGACACGGGTTGTCACCGTGCGCCCGGCCTCAAACATGGTTTGGGTCTCGGCTGCACCATATCCGACTGCGCCGCCTTGCCGCATCAGCCCGCTGCGCCAGCGGTATTGCATCGGTGCGCCTGCGTCCCACTTTCTGACTTCGGTTCCGCCTGAAACGCCGTCGAGGATGTATAGGTCGCCGCGCGATATGTCGTAATGCATCGCGGCGGCCTGAATATCGGCACGGGTGATGAATGGCTGATCACCAGACATGTCAATAACGACGATCTTGCGTGTGCCCGACACCGGCTCATGGGAGACGACATAGGCACCATCATACTGCCCAGCGATGAAGGTTGCCGGGTTTAGCGCTGCCCACTGGTCACGGGTCCAGATCTTGCGCGATACGACCTGCGCGCCGCTGGTGGACAGCATGATAAGGCCTTCGGTCGATGGATAGACGGCGGAGTACCCCAGATCAACGATGCCGCGCGCGGACACGCAGGGGTAATTCATTTCAACCCGCTCCATCACCATGTTTTCCGGCGCGGTTCCTTGGGCAAGGTATGGCTGGCCGGTGGTCAGGATTGCCAGGGTCGAGCCAAAGGCGGAAAGACCAACAACCTCGTAGTCCACCTTCAGGCGATACCGCACCGGCCACGCATGTGGGATGAACGGCTCACAGAACAGCACCTCCTTGCCTGAGAATGCAGCCATCATACCGTTGGGCATGGCGATGATACCCGCCATGTCACTGGGGGGCGCATCATAATCATTGCTGGGAAGCACCTCTCCCAAGGGGTGGCTCGTGTCGTTGTAGGTGAAGCTGTTGCCTGCAATGGGCTGCTCCGCGACGAAATACAGATCGGTGATGCCCATGGCTGACGTCTGGCTGCGATAGATCCTGCGATGGGTGACACCGCGCCCCGCAGGCGGCGGCGAGAAGTTGCTGACGGTGACGCCAAGCCCCGGTGTCCAGTCGAGGGTATCGCTGATGGGGGAGGGCGGGCTTTCTTCTTGCTGGTCCGTGACGAATGTCACCACGAAAGCAATCGTCTCGAACACCTCGGGGTCAAGCGTGCCGACCAACGTTGCCGTGGGCGCGTCGGCCGGGCCGGGCAGCGCGAGGTTGCGGGTCTCGCCGCCGACGATGACACGCGGTTGCAGATCGCCTGTCACATAGAGCCGATCTTGCGCGACCGGGCCGGGTACAGCGTTCACAACGGTATTCCAGGACCGCCAGACGGCATTGTGAAAGGTGAAGGATTGCGCAGTGCTGGCGAAGGTGTTGGCTGTCACGGTCGCATTCAGCGCGGCTATGTTGCCATCCTTGAGCTTTGCGTTCAGTGCGACCTCAGCGAAGCCCTGCGGCAAAAGGCGCGGGGTTATGCGTGGGATTTCGCCCTTGAAATTCTCGGCTTTGAGCATTGGTCGAGATCCTACATGAACGAAAAGCGGGTGCGTTTGGCCTTGCGCTGCTGGCCCCTGATGCTCTGCGAGAAGTGCTTGTCGCAGGCGCGTTCAAACTTCGTGAGGTAGAATCCGCCCATCTTTGGGTCGGTCCACCGCTGCTGGGGCACCATCAACAGCTTTGACAAGGCTCCACATGCGACCGCCTCGCCCCATTGGGTCAGCAGGAAGTCGGGAACGACATTGAAATCGTCCTGAATGGGGTCGCCCAACTCGCCCGGCCCGAACTGCTGGCCCATGCGGGGCTTGAGAAATACCGACAGTTCCAGCGTGCCCGCAGCGAGAGGCAGGACCGTGACGTGGTTGGGGTTGGTCTGGGTGACGTATTCAGGCTGCCCGGTCTCAAGCGACGGGCGGTACTCCTTGGACACGTCGGAAAACTGCGTCGGGGTCAACGCGCGCTTTTGGGAAAACTCTGACGTGAACGACGCATATTCGATTTCATGGATCGCGGCGTAATATGGCGCAATCATCGCCTCCGTGGTCTGGTCGGTCAGATCGACGCTGATCAGGTGGCGCCAGCATCGGGTGCGTTCGCAAAACTCGATTGCCGCCATCCGAATGTACTTCTCGGCCACGATGTCAGGCGCACCTGGTGCGTGCGGCATGACATAGGGCAGAAACTGCGCGATACGGATGGGGGCAACCATAGCAATGCGTCCTTATTGGCTGAACCGCGACTTCGGCGTGTCGACGTTCTGGGCCATCTCGACCTGGCTCTTGATGCCAAGGGCTTGCTGGAACAGCTGATAGTGCGCTTGCGCGCGCTGCGCTGCGCCTGCCACGTTGATGTCCTTGGAGAAGGCGCGGTAGCAGACATAATCCACCAAGGCATTCTGGTAGATGTCAGGGACGGCAACAGCTGCGGTGTAGCTGTCCAGATCGAGGATGGATGAACCGCCGCTCGGACGGGTGATCTTCTCGGGCAGCCGCGACACAATCGCTTCCACCTCGCCGGTCCCGGTGTTGCCGGGCACGACATAGAACACCGACTGATCAAACATATCGTCTACGACGTGCATCACGGTCGCTGAGAACGGAAGTACCGCGGTATCATGCCAGCCGGGGATCTGGGTATCGAACACCTCCCGCACTGCGGGCGTTACCACACGGCCCGCGACGTTGCGGACCACGGCCAACAGCTTGTGATACCCTTCCGGTAGGCTTTGCTTGGTACCTTCAACCAGCTCCAGCACGGCGGTCGATGCCGTTGCAGTGGGTTTTTGCAGGGCAATCTCGCGGGCGCCATCATCGAGCCAGTCGCACAGCTCGGGGGCGGGCCAGCGGACGCCACCCCCATCCTGAAGCATGATGGTTGCCCGCCGCATTACGTCGCGCGCTTGGAAAGCCATCAGGCGGCGCTCCCTTTGCTGGCGGCCTCAGCGGCGTCTTCTGCTGTCTCGATCGCTGCGATGATGGTTTCGCGCTTGGCCTTGTGATGCGGCTTTCCACCGACCACGCGGATATGCTCGGCCAGCAGTTCTTCATCGGTCATATCCGAGAGGAACACGCCGTCTTCATCATCGGCCTTCTGGTCATCGGAGTGCGGGTGCGTCGGCGGGGCGACGTCTTCGGGTGACACATTGCTGGGGGTACCGGGTTCGGTTGCGTTCTTGGTCTCGACTGGGCCCTGTGCGGGCTGATCTTCGCTGGTCCCATAGACCACATAGCCGGGGATGGTCAGCAGGCGCTGCACATGGTTCGGGTTCGCGACCTCGGCAACGTGTGCGCCGGTTTCATCGGGCTTGAAGCTGATTTCGGTGTTGTCGGCCATGGTGATATTGGTGCCACCGGCCCGCTTGATTTTCAGTTCGATCTTCACGGTTGGTCTCCTTGGTTGAAAAAAAGGGGCAGACAGTTCAAACCGCCTGCCCCTTTGCGCTTGGTGATATGCTTGCCCGGCCTCAGAAGACGTATTCGAGGACCAGCGTGATTTTCTTGGCCGAACCGGCTGCGACGTTGCCCGACAGCGTGACGCCGATGGAGCGATGCACGTTGCTGGGCGCGATATTCAGGCAAGCCAGTGTGGTTGCCTTTGCAGCAGTGTCATTGATCGAGACGGCGGCCAGCAGTTGGTTGCCAACAGTGCGCGCGTTGTCAGAGGCCCCGACCTCGCCCGACATCAGGCCCATGGTGGCGGTGATCGCGCCAACACCGACCCCGATCAGCTCTGCGCTGACAAGGCGGGCGTCTGCGGGCAGGACGGCCAATTCCAGCTTGTCGCTGGCTGCGGTGAATGCCTGGGCGACGGTGTAGGTTGCGATACCAACCATACGCGCGCCGCTGACATAGCCGCTCGGCGTGGTTTCGCGCAGTTGCGCCATATTGGATTGCTTCAGTGCCATATTGTTTGCCCCTTTTGCGGTGCTGGAGTTGAGAAGGGCGGCGGGTCTGACCTCGCCGCCCTCATGTCAATCAGACGCCGACCGGGGGCGCAGCGTGGGTGTCGAGGGAGATCAGGCCGAAGTCGCGGTTGTTGAACCGGGTTTTCGAGAAGCCGAAGATGACACCCGCCACGACCGTGGGTTCGTTGTCATAATCCTCCATTTCCTCCTTCCACATGTACCGCATGCCGCCCGGGGTGCCGTAGGCGATGACACCGGCCTGACGGCCCATGAACAGCGCGCGTGCGGCAGGCAGGTTGGCCCCGGCCCCGAAGTCATTGAAACGAATGGCGTTCTCATGGGCGTGGAGAACCACATCCTTGATCATCCCAAGCGCGCCCTTGAAGATGGGGT
This DNA window, taken from Roseicitreum antarcticum, encodes the following:
- a CDS encoding tail fiber domain-containing protein translates to MGKSAPGPDPRMGEAALMSAQTGERYLAHMQGLSSITQGWAEEDRERYQTTFQPLEDQMIEDAQNYDSPERRAAAASEAVADVRQQSAMAGQQRNRQMGAMGVNPASGRFAGETRRAGTAESLSAAGAGNMARRQVEAGGEARMASVVNMGRGMAVNPATSMGMAGNMSAQGHTGAMQGHGQMANIFGQQHSAQMAQFNANNSTMGGIGGALGSIVGALPFTSDENAKKNKSKAIGVLDAVKNMRVEQWDYKAGEGDGGRHVGPYAQEFQRETGLGDGKSISVIDAIGVNMGATKELAAQVERLEKAISIKEAA
- a CDS encoding GNAT family N-acetyltransferase, coding for MRVTMQNQADLIAWAEPRMGVEKDMMPSETVALGVMNDAGGIEAVICFNAFYSTYASLHVASNGGRRWLSRKVLALVFGYAFTHLNLTRLNFLVPHHNIPVQVLALKVGLRIEGVARCGANDGSDGVLFGMLASECPWLPKRVKESKNG
- a CDS encoding phage adaptor protein, whose protein sequence is MAFQARDVMRRATIMLQDGGGVRWPAPELCDWLDDGAREIALQKPTATASTAVLELVEGTKQSLPEGYHKLLAVVRNVAGRVVTPAVREVFDTQIPGWHDTAVLPFSATVMHVVDDMFDQSVFYVVPGNTGTGEVEAIVSRLPEKITRPSGGSSILDLDSYTAAVAVPDIYQNALVDYVCYRAFSKDINVAGAAQRAQAHYQLFQQALGIKSQVEMAQNVDTPKSRFSQ
- a CDS encoding glycoside hydrolase family 73 protein, encoding MSFAAGFLNGAADSMNARKDREVRQRELSAMEAIGQQRPAQRGVGMPADVMEGVGPAQEAQAAPRRAARVSRPRQSQQEFIDTLMPHALRVSERTGIDPRLVIAQAAQETGWGRSAPGNNYFGIKSHGREGGATHGTHEYVNGQRVNISDSFRQYDDPGQSADDYAHFLQSNPRYRNMLAAGDLDGQLAALGRSGYATDPNYSASVGRIARGITVPQRENASTPSAAPDRAQNTDTEPTAWRWANRYMQNRGGR
- a CDS encoding autotransporter outer membrane beta-barrel domain-containing protein; protein product: MPNLTERRLFEALGILIGDRGNDGRRALRVDEFDRLFGPANAQTMREIQRVSETVTETGVTVEGVLVDIANLNTTADNIIAEVNAFTTSIQTDFDALLVDVDGANAAALQAQAARDAAIAEAANALASANSAGNSQTQSAASATAAGLSEASAANAAATAATSQTNAENAATASAASAATADTRATDADQSATAAQASRTAAETARSGAESAETNAATSATNAEASSAQASSSATNAATSANSAGDSATASASSASAAQTSASDASQSATAASDSEIAAQTEASAAGVARSQAVTASENADAAAALAGERLTVTSQITSRGISVLRDQFLAEFNAANWTRDNAQGELTLVDNTLYSIGQDWRFVTDLGEVDGLQTRSDRANWRGPRNAERYVVDVDFTLESGSIAGACVYLDWVNSASTVSRVEVPLSMSSSGPVVTGQPMTATMLIERPSDFAGVFDYNRLIVYANRNTLVSGNAEKTIRFHRISIRPANDAEARVIDIAASVTQEALTRANDDAALATQISTVQSDLGDVSAEVSTQATAISTIEGNAAATLAFRAEAGSAGATLELIAASDPTGTTSMARIDAANIILNGSVTAAQLSTGLLITDTAQIGDAVITGANIGEAEITTANIADATITSAKIAGGIESDNYTPGPDGSGWAIYRSGFAQFGTLSLREGAVTTIGSVQRASYDTTSVWVDILSVDIPAFSGATLTAIVSGLMTQTSRQNSEGDVFYAYGSYRVVINGTVRFTRSAESGPGTGVFAVPSLTSGDNTITVQGSYTGDNSTLFKPEILELSIVGILSKR